A single window of Brachyhypopomus gauderio isolate BG-103 chromosome 21, BGAUD_0.2, whole genome shotgun sequence DNA harbors:
- the klhl21 gene encoding kelch-like protein 21 has protein sequence MEKPLLQAQVSMLPFFDTAHAINLLRGIHELRAERKFFDVTLCAEGREFQCHRTVLAAASTYFRAMFAGTLRESAMDRVVLHEVPADLLGLLVDFCYTGRVTVTHDNVDPLLRAADLFQFPSVKEACCAFLEQRLDVSNCLEIQDFAEAYACRGLAASARRFALTNIVELAKGTDFERLPWKRLLEIVSDDGLRVDKEETAYQIAARWVRADPQRRLHHWPELLQQIRLPFVRRFYLLAHVESDPLVYLSPACLRLVGEARTFQSGEYDRHDRPCRRMRPRPSTGLAEILVVVGGCDQDCDELVTVDCFNPQTGQWRYLAEFPDHLGGGYSIAALGNDMYVTGGSDGSRLYDGVWRYNSGVNEWAEVAPMLRAREYHSSCVLKGQLYVVASDSTERYDHALDCWEVLPPMPRPMDNCSTTVCDGRLYAIGSLTGEDAMAMQRYDPDDNRWATVDCGQMPPWSFAPKTVTLDGLVYFVRDDSAEVDVYNPQKSEWDKITPMNQVHVGGSVAALGGRLYVSGGYDNTFELSDVVEVFDPATRAWSCAGRLPQPTFWHGSVSIFRQFMPLVASTFEPMEVPDAADIQLHRHHRHHHALQDPDRNPNRNRLQLDRELNPAH, from the exons ATGGAGAAGCCGCTCTTGCAGGCGCAGGTGTCCATGCTCCCGTTCTTTGACACGGCCCACGCCATCAACCTCCTGCGGGGCATCCACGAGCTCCGCGCCGAGCGCAAGTTCTTCGACGTGACGCTGTGCGCCGAGGGCCGAGAGTTCCAGTGCCACCGCACCGTCCTGGCGGCCGCCAGCACCTACTTCCGCGCCATGTTTGCCGGCACGCTGCGGGAGAGCGCCATGGACCGCGTGGTCCTGCACGAGGTCCCGGCCGACCTGCTCGGCCTGCTCGTGGACTTCTGCTACACGGGCCGCGTCACGGTCACGCACGACAACGTGGACCCCCTGCTCCGGGCCGCCGACCTCTTCCAGTTCCCCTCGGTCAAGGAGGCGTGCTGCGCCTTCCTGGAGCAGCGCCTGGACGTGTCCAACTGCCTGGAGATCCAGGACTTCGCCGAGGCGTACGCCTGCCGCGGTCTGGCGGCCAGCGCCCGCCGCTTCGCCCTCACCAACATCGTGGAGCTGGCCAAGGGCACGGACTTCGAGCGTCTGCCCTGGAAACGGCTCCTGGAGATCGTCTCGGACGACGGGCTGCGCGTGGACAAGGAGGAGACGGCGTACCAGATCGCGGCGCGCTGGGTGCGGGCCGACCCGCAGAGACGGCTGCACCACTGGCCCGAGCTTCTCCAGCAGATCCGCCTGCCGTTCGTGCGACGCTTCTACCTGCTGGCGCACGTGGAGAGCGACCCGCTGGTCTACCTGTCGCCCGCCTGCCTGCGTCTGGTGGGCGAGGCGCGCACCTTCCAGTCGGGCGAGTACGACCGCCACGACCGGCCCTGCCGACGTATGCGCCCGCGCCCCTCCACCGGCCTGGCCGAGAtcctggtggtggtggggggctgCGACCAGGACTGCGACGAGCTGGTGACCGTCGACTGCTTCAACCCGCAGACGGGCCAGTGGAGGTACCTGGCGGAGTTCCCAGACCACCTGGGCGGAGGATACAGCATAGCCGCGCTGGGCAACGACATGTACGTCACAG GCGGCTCGGACGGCTCGCGGCTCTACGACGGCGTGTGGCGCTACAATTCGGGTGTGAACGAGTGGGCGGAGGTGGCACCCATGCTGCGGGCGCGGGAGTACCACAGCTCCTGCGTCCTGAAGGGGCAGCTGTATGTGGTGGCGTCGGACAGCACGGAGCGCTACGACCACGCCCTCGACTGCTGGGAGGTGCTGCCGCCCATGCCCCGCCCCATGGACAACTGCTCGACGACGGTCTGCGACGGACGCCTCTACGCCATTGGCTCGCTCACCGGAGAGGACGCCATGGCCATGCAGCGCTACGACCCCGACGACAACCGCTGGGCCACGGTGGACTGCGGACAGATGCCTCCCTGGTCCTTCGCCCCCAAAACGGTCACTCTCGACGGACTCGTCTATTTTGTGAG AGATGACTCGGCGGAAGTCGATGTCTACAACCCGCAGAAGAGCGAATGGGACAAGATTACTCCAATGAACCAG GTCCACGTCGGGGGCAGCGTGGCGGCTCTGGGCGGCCGCCTCTACGTGTCGGGAGGCTACGACAACACCTTCGAGCTGTCCGACGTGGTGGAGGTGTTCGACCCGGCCACGCGGGCCTGGAGCTGCGCCGGACGCCTCCCCCAGCCCACCTTCTGGCACGGCAGCGTCAGCATCTTCCGCCAGTTCATGCCCCTGGTGGCCAGCACCTTTGAGCCCATGGAGGTGCCCGACGCCGCCGACATCCAACTTCATCGCCACCACCGCCACCACCACGCCCTTCAGGACCCCGACCGCAACCCGAACCGGAACCGGCTACAGCTGGACCGGGAGCTGAACCCGGCGCATTGA
- the zbtb48 gene encoding zinc finger and BTB domain-containing protein 48, producing the protein MEPTAGGSAHARRVLSELNQQRALGRFCDVALSTPTGQVFVAHRNVLACFSQLFQEPTSATPCMEVSLPQECPDDGLELLLHFFYTGELQLNSDNETKVRHAANGLSVPHSLILDQGLRGIRPPDKADLGEVLEGKPPFPLLPVDTKPTLTSKGPQQSRQRVRSRVESHVKAAAGTAELSDSPSTSSSSTTTTTTTRYGRRVKGPCRLVGENPATGTSKPALSRRRAASVEVKDDVGSTAEGDQGSTHVSSEAETKQDVSGDNHVDGGAEDEEEDGAGVDVFTEDSDEEYVPQDSPDTAPKGPRAKRRRKSQAGDKENGDASACGTKKGCVQCPTCHKTFLSKYYLKVHNRRHTGEKPFACAKCGKCYYRKENLQEHEARNCLSRVEVVFSCSRCPMTFKRRQELRLHTVTHTGEMPNKCTSCSEQFMQKKDLRIHMIKVHGAPKPHACSLCTKCFLSRTELRLHEAAKHRGEKLFVCEECGHRASSRNGLQMHIKAIHRNERPFVCEFCNHAFTQKANLNMHLRTHTGEKPFQCHLCGKTFRTQASLDKHHRTHTGERPYCCQLCEQRFTEKGPLMRHIASKHQEGRPHFCHICNKSFKAIEQLRVHVRRHKGMRKFECTECGYKFTRQAHLRRHSQIHNRVENYNPRQRRLRNLVVEDENTPASSTPPEAGDEQREVGVVEAQQEETEVSGQPTGGDPGGTAGGREGFGAEDVMEHTVLVTDTFPIQSDLVVELQGAGADGKA; encoded by the exons ATGGAGCCCACCGCGGGAGGAAGCGCGCACGCTCGACGCGTGCTGTCCGAGCTcaaccagcagagggcgctcgGCAGGTTCTGTGATGTTGCGCTCAGCACTCCGACTGGGCAGGTGTTCGTGGCGCATCGCAACGTCCTGGCTTGCTTCAGCCAGCTGTTCCAGGAGCCCACATCAGCCACACCATGCATGGAGGTCAGCCTCCCCCAGGAGTGCCCAGACGACGGCCTCGAACTGCTGTTACACTTTTTCTACACCGGTGAACTGCAGCTGAACAGCGATAATGAAACGAAGGTTCGCCACGCAGCCAACGGGCTGTCAGTGCCCCATTCGCTTATTCTCGATCAAGGCTTGCGAGGGATTCGGCCTCCTGACAAAGCAGACTTGGGCGAGGTCCTTGAAGGCAAGCCACCTTTCCCCTTGTTGCCTGTGGATACCAAACCTACCCTGACTTCTAAAGGGCCGCAGCAGTCTCGACAGAGAGTGAGAAGCAGAGTTGAATCTCacgtgaaggcagcagcaggaaCCGCGGAGCTCAGCGACTCCCCTAgcaccagctcctcctccaccaccaccaccaccaccacccggtACGGCAGGAGGGTGAAGGGCCCCTGCAGATTGGTCGGGGAGAACCCTGCAACTGGTACCTCAAAACCTGCTTTGTCGAGGAGAAGGGCCGCATCTGTGGAGGTGAAGGATGATGTGGGCAGTACAGCTGAAGGGGATCAAGGCAGCACTCACGTCTCGAGCGAGGCTGAG ACTAAGCAGGACGTATCTGGCGACAACCACGTCGACGGCGGTGCCGAagacgaggaagaggatggTGCGGGTGTCGACGTGTTCACCGAGGACAGCGACGAAGAGTATGTGCCTCAGGACTCGCCCGACACGGCCCCCAAGGGCCCGAGAGCCAAGCGCAGACGGAAGAGCCAGGCCGGAGACAAAGAAAACGGGGACGCCTCAGCGTGCGGCACCAAGAAGGGCTGCGTTCAGTGCCCCACGTGTCACAAAACGTTCCTCAGCAAGTACTACCTGAAGGTGCACAACCGGCGGCACACGGGGGAGAAGCCCTTCGCCTGTGCAAAGTGTGGCAAGTGCTACTACAGGAAGGAGAACCTACAGGAGCACGAGGCCAGGAACTGCCTCAGCAGAGTAGAGGTG GTGTTTTCCTGTTCCAGATGTCCTATGACCTTTAAGAGAAGACAGGAATTGCGtctacacacagtcacacacacaggagagatgCCTAATAAG TGCACGTCGTGCTCGGAGCAGTTCATGCAGAAGAAGGACCTCAGGATCCACATGATCAAAGTCCACGGAGCTCCCAAACCACACGCG TGCTCCCTGTGCACCAAGTGCTTCCTGTCTCGCACGGAGCTCCGCCTCCACGAGGCAGCGAAACACAGAGGGGAGAAGTTGTTCGTGTGCGAGGAGTGCGGCCACCGGGCGTCCAGCCGTAATGGTCTGCAGATGCACATCAAAGCCATCCACAG GAACGAGCGGCCGTTTGTGTGCGAGTTCTGCAACCACGCCTTTACCCAGAAGGCCAACCTGAACATGCACCTCCGCAcgcacacaggagagaaaccctTCCAGTGTCATCTGTGTGGCAAGACCTTCCGCACTCAGG cgaGTCTGGATAAGCACCACCGCACACACACGGGCGAGCGGCCGTACTGCTGTCAGTTGTGCGAGCAGCGCTTCACTGAGAAGGGACCCCTCATGCGCCACATCGCCAGCAAACACCAGGAGGGACGACCGCACTTCTGTCACATCTGCAACAAGTCCTTcaaag CCATCGAGCAGCTCCGTGTTCACGTGCGGAGACACAAAGGCATGAGGAAGTTCGAGTGCACGGAGTGCGGCTACAAGTTCACCAGACAG GCTCACCTGCGGCGCCACTCCCAGATCCACAACCGCGTGGAGAACTACAACCCCCGGCAGAGGCGACTGCGCAACCTGGTGGTGGAGGACGAGAACACGCCGGCCTCATCCACCCCGCCCGAGGCCGGAGACGagcagagggaggtgggggtggtggaggcaCAGCAGGAGGAGACGGAGGTGTCGGGTCAGCCCACGGGAGGAGACCCGGGGGGGACGGCTGGTGGGCGGGAAGGGTTCGGCGCGGAGGACGTGATGGAGCACACGGTGCTGGTGACGGACACGTTCCCCATCCAATCAGACCTGGTGGTGGAGTTACAGGGTGCTGGGGCTGATGGGAAGGCCTAA
- the nol9 gene encoding polynucleotide 5'-hydroxyl-kinase NOL9, with translation MKVHKVSYRSKNEQRNATKRPQKSKWRVHSRKIRDSDPCHLSPSPTVATFVHQLANRQKTKLKRLQKTHAKAVTLSPEETHSAKGKVPSVAFSHVHTNGGTELGTGSGSEDSQDWRNYAKSVLQNGQESKGGEEDLTPAAHVQTEDEETPEYHAQHDQVQNHTVLVLQQGQFLCFRGKCLLTCLSGRVEVMGFTIEQGQQPYPLFSPPSHCPLTITALGDCAPPGRSRKEGRLEAKAIIRKHLSSEPQKRLLSEVDADSCVVLLQPLDTPLVRFLASFEEFSHLFSLSSKELRSQAALPNAALSAVGVTALRGPCARGLVVSRSYRDALSSLLSAWEGDFDRCPVILVCGARNAGKSTFNRHLINTLLNHTASVDYLECDLGQTEFTPPGCLSLSTVTEPLLGPPFTHQRDMEHMVFYGQCDCQPDLDRYLDSLKSLWRYYSGDSPVVINTMGWVKGHGFQVLVDLIRFFSVTHVVQLNYGDTPQCSSLTADFLRSAHGWQTHPPAQPALASEPDDHPASRGHVLLSIHSEFEGAGTSGEMRHQRCNELRDLALLGYFSQLQSAGPGPIRPLHFFTPYQVPHSAVALGVTHCEVAPNHIMYAANAGLVGLCCLGEKVVGRGGPVLLSQTPVCQCVGLGVLRGVDMARGLYFLVTPVPPDVLRQVNCLLLGEITLPKILLTMQHAVETELPYVTTDYSFDITGAGKLHIFKGLTRPGFLKAKTNN, from the exons ATGAAAGTGCATAAAGTCTCTTATCGTTCAAAAAACGAGCAGCGAAACGCCACAAAACGCCCCCAAAAGAGCAAGTGGCGTGTGCACAGCAGGAAAATCCGCGATTCCGACCCATGTCACCTCAGTCCGAGCCCCACAGTGGCCACGTTTGTGCACCAGCTAGCGAACAGACAGAAGACCAAGCTGAAACGGTTACAGAAGACACATGCGAAGGCTGTAACTCTGTCTCCAGAGGAGACACATTCTGCCAAGGGCAAAGTCCCTTCTGTGGCTTTCTCTCATGTCCACACCAACGGGGGGACGGAGCTGGGGACGGGCAGTGGTTCGGAGGACTCTCAGGACTGGAGAAACTATGCCAAGAGTGTTCTTCAGAACGGGCAGGAGAgcaaaggaggagaggaggacttGACACCCGCTGCTCATGTTCAGACGGAGGATGAGGAGACTCCTGAATACCACGCTCAGCACGACCAGGTCCAGAACCACACGGTGTTGGTCCTGCAGCAAGGCcag TTCCTCTGTTTCCGGGGGAAGTGCCTGCTCACTTGTCTCAGCGGGCGTGTGGAAGTGATGGGGTTCACAATCGAGCAGGGCCAGCAGCCTTACCCACTCTTCTCGCCCCCCTCCCACTGCCCGCTCACCATCACCGCCCTGGGGGACTGCGCCCCTCCTGGCCGGAGCAGGAAGGAGGGACGCCTGGAGGCCAAGGCCATCATCCGCAAGCACCTCTCCTCAG AGCCGCAGAAGAGGCTGCTGAGCGAGGTGGACGCGGACTCGTGCGTGGTCCTGCTGCAGCCCCTGGACACGCCCCTCGTGCGCTTCCTCGCCAGCTTCGAAGAGTTCAGCCATCTCTTCAGCCTCAGCTCG aaAGAGCTGCGTTCTCAGGCTGCTCTGCCCAATGCTGCTCTCTCAGCCGTAGGCGTGACCGCCCTGCGCGGGCCCTGTGCTCGAGGTCTGGTGGTTTCCCGTAGCTACAGAGACGCCCTCAGCAGCCTGCTCAGTGCCTGGGAAG GTGACTTCGACCGCTGTCCTGTCATTCTTGTGTGCGGGGCCAGAAATGCTGGCAAGTCCACCTTCAACCGTCATCTCATCAACACTCTACTCAACCA cactgcAAGTGTAGATTATCTGGAGTGTGACCTTGGCCAGACAGAATTCACTCCTCCTGGATGTCTCTCTCTAAGCACCGTGACCGAACCACTGTTGG GTCCTCCTTTCACACACCAGCGAGACATGGAGCACATGGTGTTTTATGGACAGTGCGACTGCCAGCCTGATTTGGACCGATACCTGGACTCCCTCAAGTCCCTGTGGCGGTACTACAGTGGAGATAGCCCTGTGGTCATCAACACCATGGgctgggtcaaag GTCATGGCTTCCAGGTGCTGGTGGACCTCATCCGCTTCTTCTCCGTCACCCACGTGGTGCAGCTGAACTACGGGGACACGCCCCAGTGTTCCAGCCTCACGGCCGACTTCCTGCGCTCCGCCCACGGCTGGCAGACCCACCCCCCGGCCCAGCCGGCCCTCGCCAGCGAGCCGGATGATCACCCCGCCTCCAGGGGTCACGTGCTTCTCAGCATCCACTCGGAGTTCGAAGGGGCGGGCACCTCCGGCGAAAT gcgTCACCAGCGCTGTAACGAGTTGCGGGATCTGGCCCTCCTGGGCTACTTCAGCCAGCTCCAGTCAGCAGGACCGGGACCCATCCGCCCTCTGCACTTCTTCACCCCCTACCAG GTGCCGCACTCTGCTGTGGCGCTGGGCGTCACGCACTGCGAGGTGGCCCCCAACCACATCATGTACGCGGCCAACGCGGGCCTGGTGGGCCTGTGCTGCCTCGGGGAGAAGGTGGTGGGAAGAGGCGGACCCGTGCTGCTCTCTCAGACACCCGTCTGCCAGTGTGTGGGACTAG GCGTGCTTAGAGGGGTGGACATGGCGCGAGGGCTCTACTTCCTGGTCACCCCGGTGCCCCCCGACGTCCTGCGGCAGGTCAATTGTCTGCTGCTGGGTGAGATCACCCTGCCCAAAATACTCCTCACCATGCAG CATGCAGTGGAAACTGAGCTCCCGTACGTCACCACAGACTACAGCTTTGATATCACCGGCGCAGGGAAACTTCACATTTTCAAAGGACTGACAAGACCTGGTTTTTTAAAAGCTAAAACGAATAACTAA